One Methylosinus sp. LW4 genomic region harbors:
- a CDS encoding S41 family peptidase produces the protein MMRKASLIITGIVIGAGCATLGQHARVLIGSPAFAAAADTYKNLSLFGDVFDKVRADYVERPDEQKLVESAINGMLTSLDPHSSYLDAKGFKDMRTQTEGKFGGLGIEVTQEDGLVKVVTPIDDTPASKAGVMSGDLIFAIDDDNVQGLSLNQAVDKMRGQINTPVKLTILRGKDKEKIEVKLTRAEIHIKSVRSHKEDEDIGYIRISQFNEETSDGLRTAIQKFQQEMPGDKLKGYIVDLRNNPGGLLDQSIQVVNSFIDHGEIVSTRGRTADETQRYNARAAGDISRGKPVVVLINGGSASASEIVAGALQDHKRATILGTRSFGKGSVQTIIPLGGNNGALRLTTARYYTPSGRSIQAKGIDPDINLLQDVPDELKGKDDTKGEASLKGHLKNGEDEKSGSQAYVPPDPKKDKQLIAAVEILHGKFKPQSAAEQSKPSDSSKPKASN, from the coding sequence ATGATGCGCAAGGCCTCATTGATCATAACGGGAATCGTCATCGGGGCGGGATGCGCCACGCTCGGACAGCATGCGCGCGTATTGATCGGCTCCCCGGCCTTCGCCGCCGCCGCCGACACGTATAAAAATCTGAGCCTCTTCGGCGATGTCTTCGACAAGGTGCGCGCCGATTATGTCGAGAGGCCCGACGAGCAGAAGCTCGTCGAATCGGCGATCAACGGCATGCTCACCTCGCTCGATCCGCATTCGAGCTACCTCGACGCCAAGGGCTTCAAGGACATGCGGACGCAGACCGAGGGCAAGTTCGGCGGCCTCGGCATAGAGGTGACGCAGGAGGACGGCCTGGTGAAGGTCGTGACGCCGATCGACGACACGCCCGCGTCCAAGGCCGGCGTCATGTCCGGCGATCTCATCTTCGCCATCGACGACGACAATGTGCAGGGGCTCTCGCTCAATCAGGCCGTCGACAAGATGCGCGGCCAGATCAACACGCCGGTGAAGCTCACCATCCTGCGCGGCAAGGACAAGGAGAAGATCGAGGTCAAGCTCACGCGCGCCGAGATCCATATCAAATCCGTGCGCTCGCATAAGGAGGACGAGGATATCGGCTATATCCGCATCTCCCAGTTCAACGAGGAGACCTCGGACGGGCTGCGCACCGCGATCCAGAAGTTCCAGCAGGAGATGCCGGGCGACAAGCTCAAGGGCTATATCGTCGATCTGCGCAACAATCCGGGCGGATTGCTCGACCAGTCGATCCAGGTGGTCAACAGCTTCATCGACCATGGCGAGATCGTCTCGACGCGCGGCCGCACGGCCGATGAGACGCAGCGCTACAATGCGCGGGCGGCCGGCGACATCTCGCGCGGCAAGCCGGTGGTCGTGCTCATCAATGGCGGCTCCGCCTCGGCGTCGGAGATCGTCGCCGGCGCGCTGCAGGACCATAAGCGCGCCACCATTCTCGGCACGCGCTCCTTCGGCAAGGGCTCGGTGCAGACCATCATTCCGCTCGGCGGCAATAATGGCGCGCTGCGCCTGACCACGGCGCGCTACTACACGCCGTCCGGCCGCTCGATCCAGGCCAAGGGCATCGATCCCGACATCAACCTGCTGCAGGACGTGCCGGACGAGCTGAAGGGCAAGGACGACACCAAGGGCGAGGCCTCGCTCAAGGGCCATCTGAAGAATGGCGAGGACGAGAAGAGCGGCTCGCAGGCCTATGTGCCGCCGGACCCCAAGAAGGACAAGCAGCTGATCGCGGCGGTCGAGATTCTGCACGGCAAGTTCAAGCCGCAGAGCGCCGCCGAGCAGTCGAAGCCGTCCGACTCGTCGAAGCCCAAGGCTTCTAACTGA
- a CDS encoding heme ABC transporter permease gives MIAFSSLANPAVFLRLTQRVLPWLGGVSALLLGLGLYLVFFVSPADYQQGETVKIMYIHVPAAWLAMFAYVVMTSASLGVLVWRHPLADAAQKTAATLGAAFTFICLVTGSLWGKPMWGTYWVWDARLTSMLILFLLYLGLIALRQTMEDSPRGARIAAIMTLVGFVDIPIIKFSVDWWNTLHQPASVLRAGGPTIAASMLWPLLIMALGATALFLALHLMAIRNEILRRRVARLTLQIAAAGEDGGASGQLLEPAQ, from the coding sequence ATGATCGCGTTTTCGTCCTTAGCCAATCCCGCCGTCTTCCTGCGGCTGACGCAGCGCGTCCTGCCCTGGCTCGGCGGCGTGAGCGCGCTGCTCCTCGGCCTCGGCCTCTATCTCGTCTTCTTCGTCTCGCCGGCCGATTATCAGCAGGGTGAGACGGTCAAGATCATGTATATTCATGTGCCGGCCGCCTGGCTCGCCATGTTCGCCTATGTGGTCATGACCTCCGCCTCGCTCGGCGTGCTGGTCTGGCGCCATCCTCTGGCCGACGCCGCGCAAAAGACCGCCGCGACGCTGGGCGCCGCCTTCACCTTCATCTGCCTCGTGACCGGCTCGCTCTGGGGCAAGCCCATGTGGGGGACCTATTGGGTGTGGGACGCGCGTCTCACCTCCATGCTGATCCTCTTTCTGCTCTATCTCGGCCTCATCGCGCTGCGGCAGACGATGGAGGACAGCCCCCGCGGCGCGCGCATAGCGGCGATCATGACTCTGGTCGGCTTCGTCGATATTCCGATCATCAAATTCTCCGTCGATTGGTGGAACACGCTGCATCAGCCGGCCTCTGTGCTGCGCGCCGGCGGCCCCACCATCGCCGCCTCCATGCTGTGGCCGCTGCTCATCATGGCGCTCGGCGCGACGGCGCTGTTCCTGGCGCTGCATCTGATGGCGATCCGCAACGAGATTTTGCGCCGCCGCGTCGCGCGGCTGACGCTGCAGATCGCCGCCGCCGGAGAAGACGGCGGCGCTTCTGGACAATTGCTGGAGCCGGCGCAGTGA
- the ccmD gene encoding heme exporter protein CcmD: MNDEHWGYILLAYGLTAATILIIAFRILLEHRRLSSELARLEKNGSAARGETL, from the coding sequence GTGAACGACGAGCATTGGGGCTATATTCTCCTGGCCTATGGCCTGACCGCCGCGACCATCCTCATCATCGCCTTTCGCATTCTGCTCGAGCATCGACGCCTTTCGTCCGAGCTGGCGCGGCTTGAGAAGAACGGTTCTGCCGCGCGAGGGGAGACGCTGTGA
- a CDS encoding DsbE family thiol:disulfide interchange protein, with the protein MSAEESAPRSRLALFLPLVVFVALAGLFLARLFAGDASRLPSALIGKQAPQFTLPALPGLAGVGGLTGDDLRKGRVSVVNVFASWCAPCRAEHAQLLALAKDPALAQKGVALAGLAYKDEPANSLRFLEEVGNPFAAIGVDLAGRVAIDFGVYGVPETFIIRGDGAIAYKFVGPLTRQALEETLLPEIEKALASTRAAALADTQK; encoded by the coding sequence GTGAGCGCCGAAGAGTCCGCGCCGCGCAGCCGGCTGGCGCTGTTCCTGCCGCTCGTCGTCTTCGTGGCGCTGGCCGGCCTCTTTCTCGCGCGCCTCTTCGCGGGCGACGCCTCGCGCCTGCCTTCGGCGCTCATCGGCAAGCAGGCGCCGCAATTCACGCTTCCCGCCCTGCCGGGACTCGCGGGCGTCGGCGGCCTCACCGGCGACGATCTGCGCAAGGGCCGCGTCAGCGTCGTCAATGTCTTCGCCTCCTGGTGCGCGCCCTGCCGGGCGGAGCATGCGCAATTGCTGGCCCTCGCCAAGGATCCCGCGCTCGCGCAAAAGGGCGTCGCGCTCGCCGGCCTCGCCTATAAGGACGAGCCGGCCAATTCGCTGCGCTTCCTCGAGGAGGTCGGCAATCCTTTCGCGGCGATCGGAGTCGATCTCGCCGGGCGCGTCGCGATCGACTTCGGCGTCTATGGCGTGCCGGAGACTTTCATCATTCGCGGCGACGGCGCCATCGCCTATAAGTTCGTCGGGCCTTTGACCCGGCAGGCTCTGGAAGAGACCTTGCTTCCCGAGATCGAGAAGGCGCTCGCGAGCACGCGGGCCGCGGCGCTGGCCGACACGCAGAAGTAG
- a CDS encoding methyl-accepting chemotaxis protein: MRSAVLLSAIAAIAFAQAVASWSLFAGRLEATRDPRLAALFVGPVLIGLLCILGGVAVRTRIVRPLAAVTEAVRRLADGDTSYRLEIEDCSESVRRLAEAFVNLRQVILAHRANENLIAEANATQARIVQLLGDGLAKIAEKDLSYRLNDEFPGSYRRLQTDFNTAVGQLSEAIGEMADSTRLLGAGMQETVAAADDLSRRTESQASNLEETAAALAQITETVTRTAEDAGNARQIVSNMSSEAQASGGIVQQAIGAMGDIEQSSKKISQIIGVIDSIATQTNLLALNAGVEAARAGEAGRGFAVVAAEIRDLARRSAKAAKEIDTLISVSNAQIGRGVSLVGDTGEALSHIVEEIARVNGVVAEIADRARQQAAALNEVNGSVRQMDMITQQNAAMAEQTTAVSHGLSEKTRRLIEMISRFRIARDMDARASGPRLVASGGESVYEPRRVGAPDRRHGASDRRSRAWTDF, encoded by the coding sequence ATGCGGTCGGCCGTGCTGCTGTCCGCCATCGCCGCCATCGCATTCGCGCAGGCCGTCGCGAGCTGGAGCCTGTTCGCCGGTCGCCTGGAGGCGACGCGCGATCCGAGATTGGCGGCGCTCTTCGTCGGGCCGGTTCTCATCGGCCTGCTCTGCATTCTCGGCGGCGTGGCCGTGCGCACGCGCATCGTCCGCCCGCTCGCCGCCGTCACCGAGGCGGTCCGCCGACTCGCCGATGGCGACACCTCCTATCGGCTCGAGATCGAGGATTGTTCCGAGAGCGTGCGGCGGCTCGCCGAGGCTTTCGTCAATCTTCGGCAAGTGATTCTCGCGCATCGCGCCAATGAGAATCTCATCGCCGAGGCCAACGCCACCCAGGCGCGCATCGTCCAGCTGCTCGGCGACGGGCTGGCCAAGATCGCCGAAAAGGATCTGAGCTATCGGCTGAACGACGAGTTTCCCGGCTCCTATCGCCGGCTGCAGACGGATTTCAACACCGCCGTCGGCCAATTGTCGGAGGCGATCGGCGAGATGGCCGACAGCACGCGGCTGCTGGGCGCCGGCATGCAGGAGACCGTCGCAGCGGCCGATGATCTGTCGCGGCGCACGGAGAGCCAGGCCTCGAATCTCGAGGAGACCGCGGCGGCTCTCGCGCAGATCACCGAGACGGTCACGCGAACGGCGGAGGACGCCGGCAATGCGCGGCAGATCGTCTCCAACATGAGCTCGGAGGCGCAGGCGAGCGGCGGCATCGTGCAGCAGGCCATCGGCGCCATGGGCGATATCGAGCAATCCTCGAAGAAGATTTCGCAGATCATCGGCGTCATCGACTCGATCGCGACGCAGACCAATCTTCTCGCGCTGAATGCGGGGGTGGAGGCGGCGCGCGCCGGCGAGGCGGGACGCGGCTTCGCCGTGGTGGCGGCCGAGATTCGCGATCTCGCGCGCCGCAGCGCCAAGGCGGCCAAGGAGATCGACACATTGATCTCGGTCTCCAATGCGCAGATCGGCCGCGGCGTCTCGCTCGTCGGCGATACGGGCGAAGCCTTGTCGCATATCGTCGAGGAGATCGCGCGCGTCAACGGCGTGGTGGCGGAGATCGCCGATCGCGCGCGCCAGCAGGCCGCCGCGCTGAACGAGGTGAATGGCTCTGTCCGCCAGATGGATATGATCACGCAGCAGAACGCGGCGATGGCGGAGCAGACTACCGCCGTCAGCCATGGGCTGAGCGAGAAGACCCGGCGGCTGATCGAGATGATCTCGCGCTTCCGCATCGCCCGCGACATGGACGCGCGCGCGAGTGGGCCGCGGCTCGTCGCCTCGGGCGGCGAAAGCGTCTACGAGCCGCGCCGCGTCGGAGCGCCCGACCGGCGCCACGGCGCGAGCGACCGTCGCAGCAGAGCCTGGACGGATTTTTGA
- a CDS encoding chemotaxis protein CheD (catalyzes the conversion of glutamine residues to glutamate on methyl-accepting chemotaxis receptors), whose translation MKRVHIIQGEYRVVDDPSVVLATVLGSCVAACLRDAGAGVGGMNHFLLPGDFTSSRNGEAERYGVHLMELLVNGLLKKGARRDHLEGKLFGGARMMEGLSDIGARNAEFAKRFLRNEGIRLVAEHLGGDRGRRVEYEPVSGRARQSLLSGPTPNVAPAPVVMPKLPAAGSLELF comes from the coding sequence ATGAAACGAGTCCACATCATCCAAGGCGAGTATAGGGTGGTCGACGATCCCAGCGTCGTCCTAGCGACGGTGCTCGGCTCCTGTGTCGCCGCTTGCCTCCGGGACGCCGGCGCCGGCGTCGGAGGAATGAACCACTTCCTCCTGCCCGGCGACTTCACCTCGTCGCGCAATGGCGAGGCCGAGCGTTACGGCGTGCATCTCATGGAGCTGCTCGTCAACGGCCTGCTGAAGAAGGGCGCGCGCCGCGACCATCTCGAAGGAAAGCTGTTCGGCGGCGCGCGCATGATGGAAGGCCTCTCGGACATCGGCGCCCGCAACGCCGAATTCGCGAAGCGCTTTCTGAGGAACGAAGGCATCCGCCTCGTCGCCGAGCATCTCGGCGGCGACCGAGGGCGACGCGTCGAATACGAGCCCGTTTCGGGACGCGCGCGGCAGAGCCTTCTCTCCGGCCCGACGCCCAACGTCGCTCCGGCGCCGGTCGTCATGCCGAAGCTGCCGGCCGCGGGCTCACTGGAGCTGTTCTGA
- a CDS encoding response regulator, with protein MSIADQLRVLIVDDTSTSRMLIRDGLEELGVRNIFFAGDGEQALQFMMATPAHLVISDFNMPKLDGLGLLKAIRNYNPTKKVPFIMLTGRADKALLENAVKLGVNNFLTKPFTVPALKKALEAIIGKIA; from the coding sequence ATGTCCATCGCCGACCAGTTGAGAGTCTTGATCGTGGACGACACGAGCACGAGCCGCATGCTCATTCGCGACGGTCTCGAGGAGCTCGGCGTTCGCAACATTTTTTTCGCCGGCGACGGCGAGCAGGCCCTGCAATTCATGATGGCCACTCCCGCGCATCTCGTGATTTCCGACTTCAACATGCCCAAGCTCGACGGGCTCGGCCTGCTGAAGGCGATCCGCAATTACAATCCGACCAAGAAAGTCCCCTTCATCATGCTGACGGGACGCGCCGACAAGGCGTTGCTCGAGAATGCGGTGAAGCTCGGCGTCAACAACTTCCTCACCAAGCCCTTCACCGTTCCGGCTCTCAAAAAAGCGCTCGAAGCGATCATCGGCAAAATCGCGTGA
- a CDS encoding protein-glutamate methylesterase/protein-glutamine glutaminase codes for MSVRVLIVDDSATMRGLIAATLCRDPAISVVGEAADPLEARQAIKTLDPDVVTLDVEMPNMNGLEFLEKIMRLRPTRVIMVSTVTERGASTTIKALEIGAFDCVAKPSSKDPRSFDELPAKIKAIAASPIGRLEPLRSEPVRVEPAASRREAPTAASRYAPDGRLVAIGSSTGGVEALLTILSHFPENCPPTIVTQHMPPVFTASFAARLDRMCKPQVAEATDGAPILPGRVYLAPGGAAHLEVVKSAAGGYRCRLTNAEAVNGHRPSVDVLFNSVAQSAGRNALGVILTGMGRDGAQGLLAMRQLGAETIGQDEASSLVYGMPKAAFEIGGVGKQLTLQRIAAHILTSTNQ; via the coding sequence ATGTCTGTTCGTGTGCTGATCGTCGACGATTCCGCAACCATGCGCGGCCTCATCGCAGCGACGCTCTGTCGTGATCCCGCGATCTCCGTCGTCGGCGAGGCCGCCGATCCGCTGGAGGCGCGGCAGGCCATCAAGACGCTCGATCCCGATGTGGTGACGCTCGATGTCGAGATGCCGAATATGAACGGCCTCGAATTTCTCGAGAAGATCATGCGACTGCGTCCGACGCGCGTCATCATGGTCTCGACCGTGACGGAGCGCGGCGCCTCGACGACGATCAAGGCGCTCGAGATCGGCGCCTTCGACTGCGTCGCCAAGCCGTCGTCCAAGGATCCGCGCTCTTTCGACGAGCTGCCTGCGAAGATCAAGGCGATCGCCGCCTCTCCCATCGGCCGCCTCGAGCCGCTGCGCAGCGAGCCGGTCCGCGTCGAGCCCGCCGCGTCGCGACGCGAGGCGCCGACCGCTGCATCGCGCTATGCGCCGGACGGACGTCTCGTCGCCATCGGCTCCTCCACCGGAGGCGTCGAGGCGCTGCTCACCATACTGTCGCATTTTCCCGAGAATTGTCCGCCGACCATCGTCACCCAGCACATGCCGCCGGTGTTCACGGCGAGCTTCGCCGCGCGCCTCGACCGCATGTGCAAGCCGCAGGTCGCCGAGGCCACGGATGGCGCGCCGATCCTCCCCGGCCGCGTCTATCTCGCGCCCGGCGGCGCCGCGCATCTCGAGGTGGTGAAGAGCGCCGCCGGCGGCTATCGTTGCCGCCTCACCAATGCGGAGGCGGTGAACGGGCATCGTCCGTCGGTGGATGTCCTGTTCAATTCGGTCGCGCAGAGCGCGGGTCGCAACGCGCTCGGCGTGATCCTCACCGGCATGGGCCGCGATGGCGCGCAAGGCCTGCTGGCCATGCGCCAGCTCGGCGCCGAGACGATCGGCCAGGACGAGGCGAGCTCGCTCGTCTATGGCATGCCGAAAGCCGCCTTCGAGATCGGCGGCGTCGGCAAGCAGCTCACGCTGCAGCGCATCGCCGCCCATATCCTCACTTCGACGAACCAGTAA
- a CDS encoding CheR family methyltransferase — protein sequence MKTRQLASAPLVPGEFLLTQEDFRRIASILHEDAGIYLPDAKATLVYSRLAKRLRSLGLENFRDYCALIVSQEGVDERQKMMAALTTNVTRFFREPHHFKHLEENVLAKRAAAVRKGARLRIWSAACSNGQEPYSIAMSILSVIPDAADLDVKVLATDIDPNMVAAGANGVYGRDIMEAVPSHLRSRWFTPLGGGRDEWGVTEELASLVSFRELNLIGHWPMSGRFDAIFCRNVVIYFEEKTQENIWSRFVPLLNPEGRLYIGHSERVSGAATSAFEYDGVTTYRLRSRGIS from the coding sequence ATGAAAACCCGCCAACTCGCCTCGGCTCCGCTCGTCCCTGGGGAATTCCTGCTGACTCAGGAGGATTTCCGGCGCATCGCCTCGATCCTGCACGAGGACGCCGGCATCTATCTTCCCGACGCGAAAGCCACGCTGGTCTACTCGCGTCTGGCCAAGCGGCTGCGCAGCCTCGGCCTCGAGAACTTTCGCGACTATTGCGCGCTGATCGTCAGCCAGGAAGGCGTCGACGAGCGGCAGAAGATGATGGCCGCGCTCACCACAAATGTGACGCGCTTCTTCCGCGAGCCGCATCACTTCAAGCATCTCGAGGAGAATGTGCTGGCCAAGCGCGCCGCCGCCGTGCGCAAGGGCGCGCGACTGCGCATCTGGTCGGCGGCCTGCTCCAATGGCCAGGAGCCTTATTCGATCGCCATGTCGATCCTCTCCGTCATACCGGACGCGGCCGATCTCGACGTCAAGGTTCTCGCCACAGATATCGATCCGAACATGGTGGCCGCCGGCGCCAATGGCGTCTATGGCCGCGACATAATGGAAGCTGTGCCGTCGCATCTGCGCAGCCGCTGGTTCACGCCGCTCGGCGGCGGCCGCGACGAATGGGGCGTGACGGAAGAGCTCGCCTCGCTCGTCTCCTTCCGCGAGCTCAATCTCATCGGACATTGGCCGATGAGCGGCCGCTTCGACGCGATCTTCTGCCGCAACGTGGTGATCTATTTCGAGGAGAAGACGCAAGAGAACATATGGAGCCGCTTCGTTCCTCTCCTCAATCCAGAGGGGCGTCTCTACATCGGCCATTCCGAGCGCGTGTCCGGCGCGGCCACATCCGCCTTCGAATATGACGGCGTCACCACTTATCGGCTTCGCTCCAGAGGAATTTCGTAA
- a CDS encoding chemotaxis protein CheA, with translation MAAIKQTFFQECEEQLVELESGLLRMEDGDDDLETVNAVFRAVHSIKGGAGAFGFDELVEFVHVFETTLDLIRSAKLAATPAVTKTLLRASDVLADLVRAAREGGSADAGAVKVIADELSALLGGAPRHGDDDGKVSVEALDFQPVCISLDSIFDLGEPEAPATQDFIVRFKPSAGLYAKANESLRLLRELGSLGEMSVECDISEIPLLTELDPEGAYLSWTIRLTTSASEAQVREVFEFVEWDCELSVETADVGKLLEALQESLEPHEAPEEPVAVAEPKQASVAIDPAPAPFAAPSDDHPAAAKAEAAKGDGSGSVQATIRVDLDRVDRLINLVGELVINQAMLSQRVSEAGLSRASSVVIGLDELEQLTRDIQDSVMAIRAQPVKPVFQRMSRTVREVASMTGKAVRLVMDGETTEVDKTVIERLTDPLTHMIRNAVDHGIEKAEDRIAAGKPEEGSLRLSATHRSGRIVIEVADDGAGINRARVRQIAVSKGLIPAEANLTDDEIDNLIFLPGFSTASSVSNISGRGVGMDVVKRAIQALGGRISISSVPGRGSTFSMSLPLTLAVLDGMVVTVGGQTLVIPLTAIIETLQPKKESVHELGTGSRVIATRNTFTPLIDVGAVLLYRDEPIEPTSQVALLVESESGAKCALLVDAIQGQRQVVIKSLETNYGHVHGIAAATILGDGRVALILDVDAIVARPRADMIVAEMPVAAE, from the coding sequence ATGGCCGCCATCAAGCAGACATTCTTCCAAGAATGTGAGGAGCAGCTCGTCGAGCTGGAGAGCGGGCTGCTCCGAATGGAGGATGGAGACGACGACCTCGAGACCGTCAACGCCGTGTTTCGCGCCGTTCACTCGATCAAGGGCGGCGCGGGCGCCTTCGGCTTCGACGAGCTCGTGGAATTCGTTCATGTCTTCGAGACCACGCTCGATCTCATAAGGTCCGCCAAGCTCGCCGCGACGCCGGCCGTCACCAAGACTCTGCTGCGCGCATCCGACGTGCTCGCCGATCTCGTTCGCGCCGCGCGCGAAGGCGGCAGCGCCGACGCCGGCGCGGTGAAGGTCATCGCGGACGAGCTCAGCGCTCTGCTCGGCGGCGCTCCGCGACATGGCGACGATGATGGCAAGGTCAGCGTCGAGGCGCTCGATTTCCAGCCTGTCTGCATCTCGCTCGATTCCATCTTCGACCTCGGCGAGCCGGAAGCGCCGGCGACGCAGGATTTCATCGTTCGGTTCAAGCCGAGCGCCGGCCTCTACGCCAAGGCCAACGAGTCGCTGCGCCTGCTGCGCGAGCTCGGCAGCCTCGGCGAGATGAGCGTCGAATGCGACATATCGGAGATTCCGCTGCTGACGGAGCTCGACCCGGAAGGCGCCTATCTCAGCTGGACGATTCGTCTGACGACGAGCGCTTCCGAAGCGCAGGTGCGCGAGGTGTTCGAATTCGTTGAATGGGATTGCGAGCTTTCGGTCGAGACGGCGGATGTCGGCAAGCTGCTCGAGGCTCTGCAGGAATCGCTCGAGCCGCATGAGGCGCCCGAGGAGCCCGTCGCCGTCGCGGAGCCCAAGCAGGCGAGCGTCGCCATCGATCCTGCGCCGGCGCCCTTCGCCGCGCCGAGCGACGATCATCCCGCCGCAGCGAAGGCGGAAGCGGCCAAGGGCGACGGCTCCGGCTCGGTGCAGGCGACGATCCGCGTCGATCTCGATCGCGTCGATCGCCTCATCAATCTCGTCGGCGAGCTGGTCATTAATCAGGCGATGCTGTCGCAGCGCGTCTCCGAGGCCGGCCTCTCGCGCGCCTCCTCGGTCGTGATCGGCCTCGACGAGCTCGAGCAGCTGACGCGCGACATTCAGGACAGCGTGATGGCCATTCGCGCGCAGCCGGTGAAGCCGGTGTTCCAGCGCATGTCGCGCACGGTGCGCGAGGTCGCGTCGATGACCGGAAAGGCCGTGCGCCTCGTCATGGACGGCGAGACGACAGAGGTCGACAAGACTGTCATCGAGCGCCTCACCGATCCGCTCACCCATATGATCCGCAACGCCGTCGATCACGGCATTGAGAAAGCGGAAGACCGGATCGCCGCCGGCAAGCCCGAGGAAGGATCGCTGCGACTCTCGGCGACGCATCGCTCGGGCCGCATCGTCATAGAGGTCGCCGACGACGGCGCCGGCATCAATCGCGCGCGCGTGCGTCAGATCGCGGTGTCCAAGGGACTCATACCGGCGGAGGCCAATCTCACCGACGATGAGATCGACAATCTCATCTTCCTGCCCGGCTTCTCCACCGCCTCCTCCGTCTCCAACATCTCCGGGCGCGGCGTCGGCATGGATGTGGTCAAGCGCGCGATTCAAGCGCTCGGCGGCCGCATCTCCATCTCCTCCGTTCCCGGCCGCGGCTCCACATTCTCGATGAGCCTGCCGCTCACCCTCGCCGTGCTCGACGGCATGGTCGTCACAGTCGGCGGACAGACTCTGGTCATTCCGTTGACGGCGATCATCGAAACGCTGCAGCCCAAGAAGGAGAGCGTGCACGAGCTCGGCACTGGCTCGCGTGTCATCGCCACGCGCAACACTTTCACGCCGCTGATCGATGTCGGCGCCGTGCTGCTCTATCGCGACGAGCCGATCGAGCCGACGTCGCAGGTCGCGCTTCTCGTCGAGTCGGAGAGCGGCGCCAAATGCGCGCTGCTCGTCGACGCCATCCAGGGTCAGCGCCAGGTCGTCATCAAGAGCCTCGAGACCAATTACGGCCATGTGCATGGCATTGCGGCGGCGACGATCCTCGGCGACGGCCGCGTCGCGCTCATTCTCGACGTCGATGCGATCGTCGCGCGGCCGCGCGCCGATATGATCGTCGCCGAAATGCCTGTGGCGGCGGAATAG
- a CDS encoding response regulator, whose translation MSKTILTVDDSRTMREMLMLALSEAGFSVVQAEDGVHGLEVLEKETPDVIVTDINMPRMDGFGFIEGVRRHEKHRGVPILVLTTESDGEKKDRARRAGATGWIVKPFNPVKLVDAIRRVAV comes from the coding sequence ATGAGCAAGACTATTCTGACCGTCGACGATTCTCGAACCATGCGCGAGATGCTGATGCTCGCCCTGTCCGAAGCGGGCTTCAGCGTCGTGCAGGCCGAAGACGGAGTGCATGGGCTGGAGGTGCTCGAGAAGGAGACGCCCGATGTCATCGTCACCGACATCAACATGCCGCGGATGGACGGGTTCGGCTTCATCGAAGGCGTGCGCCGGCACGAGAAGCATCGCGGCGTTCCGATTCTGGTGCTGACGACCGAGAGCGACGGCGAGAAGAAGGACCGCGCGCGCCGGGCCGGCGCGACCGGCTGGATCGTCAAGCCGTTCAATCCTGTGAAGCTCGTGGACGCGATTCGCCGCGTGGCTGTGTAG
- a CDS encoding STAS domain-containing protein has product MVTVSLPEILDIRATSPLATELLHARGNPLMIDASSVAKVGAQCIQVLLSAHATWTADGLPLNVVHPSEPLLDALETLGIPFTDISEQESTK; this is encoded by the coding sequence ATGGTCACTGTCAGCCTACCCGAGATCCTCGACATTCGCGCGACCTCTCCGCTCGCCACGGAGCTTCTGCACGCGCGCGGCAATCCGCTGATGATCGACGCCTCGAGCGTCGCCAAGGTCGGCGCGCAATGCATCCAAGTCCTGCTGTCCGCGCATGCGACATGGACGGCGGATGGATTGCCCCTGAATGTCGTCCATCCGTCCGAGCCTCTCCTCGACGCCCTGGAGACGCTCGGCATTCCCTTCACCGATATTTCCGAACAGGAAAGCACGAAATGA
- a CDS encoding chemotaxis protein CheW, giving the protein MAETFSRVATNEAKEFIAFHIGAQTFCIDIMAVREIRGWTPATPLPHAPSFVRGVINLRGAVLPVIDLATRLGLMQSEPTARHAVIVVQSAGQVVGLLVDAVSNILTLTQDAIQPTPEVASEIARTFVKGVVAAGDEMISVLTIQNLLPEPVLDAA; this is encoded by the coding sequence ATGGCCGAGACGTTTTCCCGCGTGGCGACGAATGAGGCGAAGGAGTTCATCGCCTTTCACATCGGCGCCCAGACTTTCTGCATCGACATAATGGCGGTGCGCGAGATTCGCGGCTGGACGCCGGCGACGCCCTTGCCGCATGCGCCGAGCTTCGTGCGCGGCGTCATCAATCTGCGCGGCGCCGTGCTGCCGGTCATCGATCTCGCCACGCGTCTCGGCCTGATGCAGAGCGAGCCGACGGCGCGTCATGCGGTCATCGTCGTGCAATCGGCCGGACAGGTCGTCGGCCTTCTGGTCGACGCCGTGTCGAATATTCTGACGCTGACGCAGGACGCGATTCAGCCGACTCCCGAGGTCGCCTCCGAGATCGCACGGACATTCGTGAAGGGCGTCGTCGCCGCGGGCGACGAGATGATCAGCGTGCTGACCATTCAGAATCTTCTGCCGGAGCCGGTTCTCGACGCGGCTTGA